A DNA window from Impatiens glandulifera chromosome 7, dImpGla2.1, whole genome shotgun sequence contains the following coding sequences:
- the LOC124944569 gene encoding axial regulator YABBY 3-like, whose product MSSSSAASATAAAFSPDHFQHLSPASSDQLCYVHCNYCDTVLAVSVPCSSLFKTVTVRCGHCSNLLSVNMRALLLPAPANQLHSFFTPQTLLEEIRSSTPNMMVNQQTRNVDNDSPMPVRVGGLDELIPKPPTANRPPEKRQRVPSAYNRFIKDEIQRIKAANPEISHREAFSAAAKNWAHFPHIHFGILPDHQPVKKANVRQQEGDEIFMKDGSTTFMMSQGNVGVSPYN is encoded by the exons ATGTCTTCTTCATCCGCTGCTTCTGCTACCGCCGCCGCATTTTCACCGGACCATTTCCAACACCTCTCTCCAGCTTCCTCCGACCAGCTTTGCTATGTTCATTGCAACTACTGTGACACTGTTCTTGCG GTTAGTGTTCCATGTTCGAGCTTGTTCAAGACGGTGACGGTCAGATGTGGGCATTGTTCCAATCTTCTTTCTGTTAACATGCgtgctcttcttcttccagcTCCTGCTAATCAACTTCATTCCTTCTTCACTCCTCAAACACTTTTG GAGGAGATCAGAAGCTCGACGCCTAACATGATGGTGAATCAGCAGACGCGTAATGTTGATAATGACTCTCCCATGCCTGTTAGGGTTGGAGGACTTGATGAACTCATTCCTAAACCGCCTACTGCTAATCGAC CTCCGGAGAAGAGACAGAGAGTCCCGTCTGCTTACAACCGGTTCATAAA GGATGAAATCCAACGTATTAAAGCTGCAAACCCTGAAATAAGCCACAGGGAAGCATTCAGCGCTGCTGCTAAAAac TGGGCCCACTTTCCACACATTCATTTTGGAATCTTGCCTGATCATCAACCCGTGAAGAAGGCTAATGTGCGCCAACAG GAAGGAGATGAAATATTCATGAAAGATGGGTCGACGACGTTCATGATGTCTCAGGGCAACGTTGGTGTTTCTCCTTATAACTAA